In Sphingopyxis sp. 113P3, one DNA window encodes the following:
- a CDS encoding enoyl-CoA hydratase/isomerase family protein — protein sequence MADPNTKLERDGAILTFTFDRPDKYNAFTRTMLAALQDAFGVFAADDDLRVLLIRGAGRYFSSGMDVTALGGGPTDEGPSGFRRRYRETAWHQLYDEFEALEKPIVVAHQGPCLGAALEMSLSCDFRLASDAAHYALPELNMGMIPGSGGTSRLVRTIGGHWARWLIMANRPISADRALTAGLVHEIYPAAEFDAKVDEFCRALAAQPAEALAAAKLAIELAVDLDRTQARNVERLANSSLAGREEQVRVFAALRERFKPQ from the coding sequence ATGGCGGACCCAAACACGAAACTGGAGCGCGACGGCGCGATCCTCACCTTCACCTTCGATCGGCCTGACAAGTACAATGCCTTCACGCGGACGATGCTGGCAGCGTTGCAGGACGCATTCGGTGTCTTTGCCGCTGACGATGACCTTCGCGTACTGCTTATCCGGGGTGCGGGCCGTTATTTCTCGTCGGGCATGGATGTGACAGCGCTCGGCGGAGGCCCGACGGACGAGGGTCCCTCAGGGTTCAGGCGCCGCTATCGCGAGACCGCCTGGCATCAGCTCTACGACGAATTCGAAGCGCTCGAAAAACCGATCGTTGTCGCGCACCAAGGACCATGTCTCGGTGCCGCGCTCGAAATGTCGTTGTCCTGCGACTTTCGCTTGGCGAGCGACGCGGCACATTATGCGCTGCCGGAACTCAACATGGGCATGATCCCGGGGTCGGGCGGCACAAGCCGATTGGTTCGGACCATCGGCGGCCACTGGGCTCGCTGGCTGATTATGGCCAATCGTCCGATCAGCGCCGACCGGGCGCTCACCGCAGGTCTCGTTCACGAGATATATCCGGCAGCCGAATTCGACGCGAAGGTTGATGAATTCTGTCGTGCCCTGGCCGCTCAGCCCGCCGAAGCGCTCGCCGCGGCAAAGCTTGCAATCGAACTCGCTGTCGATCTCGATCGCACCCAGGCGCGCAACGTCGAGCGCCTCGCAAATAGCAGCTTGGCCGGTCGGGAGGAGCAGGTCCGGGTCTTCGCCGCGCTGCGCGAGCGTTTCAAGCCTCAATAA
- a CDS encoding flavin-containing monooxygenase: MDRDFIRNAVEEADLNALRIALLQATGDPEYAAIPVERVEVRAGAGTSFVVAESHRQRLIDKAVEFLSDKPHEHQLTVPNDTQLRAFMELVAGGEPISDEDFDIRRPVPAFDDYPRAANWRRRAPSLPGSFQVAIVGAGFSGLGMAVQLERLGIPYVIYERRSEIGGTWSINTYPDARVDTPSAMYEFSFEKRYPWTEHFARQAEVRAYLEHIAHKFGIFGKIRFNHDVKGGFFDERVSLWRLDVIDDRGRHTPVAANFVVSASGLFSTPRQLSVEGVDTFEGEIVHSTEWGERHSAAGKSVAVVGNGSTGVQLLDRISDEAANTYVFQRTPQWISPRERYGEPMSPGESWLRKTMPYYWNWTRYTGTLPVLNLYQFLVPDEEWRAKGGIVNRPNDALREALTQYIVQQVDGRQDLIEKLVPGYAPFSRRLIVDNNWYRSLLKDNVELVTTPISRLTPTSIVTQDGEERPVDMIVTAIGFSVEKYVWPSDYIGRAGVSLQDRWGKDGARAYLGMMIDGFPNFFVLYGPNAQSVSGGGGTIPTQIEMWTKYVAQLIVDTIESGHAAVEVTSDAFESYYEHLDEAASKLIWLTDIGSMERNYYVRNGRLQVNMPFHYQTWHHMLAKPDLGDMALTGKLLEADLGAQPQEPIKLSA, from the coding sequence ATGGATCGCGACTTTATTCGAAACGCAGTCGAGGAGGCTGATCTCAACGCATTGCGCATCGCGCTGCTGCAAGCAACGGGAGATCCCGAGTACGCCGCCATCCCCGTCGAGCGGGTCGAAGTCCGCGCGGGCGCCGGTACCAGTTTTGTGGTCGCGGAATCGCATCGCCAACGCCTGATCGACAAAGCTGTCGAGTTCCTGTCGGACAAGCCGCACGAACACCAGCTCACCGTACCGAACGACACCCAATTGCGTGCGTTCATGGAATTGGTCGCGGGCGGGGAGCCCATCAGCGACGAGGACTTCGACATTCGTCGGCCGGTGCCGGCCTTCGACGACTATCCGCGCGCTGCCAACTGGCGGCGGCGAGCACCGTCACTTCCCGGCTCCTTCCAGGTGGCGATCGTCGGCGCGGGCTTCAGCGGCCTGGGGATGGCCGTCCAGCTCGAGCGGCTCGGCATCCCCTATGTGATCTATGAGCGCCGGTCCGAAATCGGCGGCACCTGGAGCATCAACACCTATCCCGATGCCCGGGTCGATACGCCCAGCGCGATGTATGAATTCAGCTTCGAGAAGCGCTATCCGTGGACCGAGCATTTTGCGCGGCAAGCCGAGGTGCGCGCCTATCTCGAGCATATCGCACACAAATTCGGTATCTTCGGGAAAATCCGGTTCAATCACGACGTCAAGGGCGGCTTCTTTGACGAACGTGTCTCGCTCTGGCGACTCGACGTCATCGATGACCGCGGCCGGCACACACCAGTTGCCGCAAATTTCGTGGTCAGCGCGTCCGGGCTGTTCTCGACGCCCCGTCAGCTCAGTGTCGAGGGCGTCGATACTTTCGAGGGCGAGATCGTACACAGCACCGAGTGGGGCGAGCGGCACAGCGCGGCCGGCAAGTCGGTGGCAGTGGTCGGCAACGGCTCGACCGGCGTGCAATTGCTCGACCGGATCTCGGACGAGGCGGCAAATACCTATGTCTTCCAGCGGACGCCGCAATGGATCTCGCCGCGCGAGCGTTATGGCGAGCCGATGAGCCCGGGTGAAAGCTGGCTCCGTAAGACCATGCCCTATTATTGGAACTGGACGCGCTACACGGGCACGCTGCCTGTGCTGAACCTATACCAGTTTCTCGTCCCCGACGAGGAGTGGCGTGCGAAGGGCGGCATCGTCAATCGGCCGAACGACGCGCTACGGGAGGCGCTGACCCAGTATATCGTCCAGCAGGTCGACGGCCGCCAGGATCTGATCGAAAAGCTCGTGCCCGGCTATGCGCCCTTCTCGCGTCGGCTTATCGTCGACAACAACTGGTATCGCTCGTTGCTCAAGGACAATGTCGAGCTCGTCACGACACCGATCTCGCGGCTGACCCCGACCAGTATCGTGACGCAGGACGGAGAGGAGCGGCCGGTCGACATGATCGTGACCGCGATCGGCTTCAGCGTCGAGAAATATGTCTGGCCCTCAGACTATATCGGCCGCGCTGGCGTGTCGCTTCAGGATAGGTGGGGCAAGGACGGCGCGCGCGCTTATCTCGGCATGATGATCGACGGATTTCCAAATTTCTTCGTGCTATACGGTCCCAACGCGCAGAGCGTCAGCGGCGGCGGCGGCACCATTCCAACACAGATCGAGATGTGGACCAAATATGTCGCGCAGTTGATCGTCGATACGATCGAGAGCGGGCATGCGGCGGTTGAAGTCACCAGCGACGCGTTCGAGTCCTATTATGAGCACCTGGACGAAGCCGCCAGCAAGCTGATCTGGCTGACCGACATCGGATCGATGGAGCGAAACTATTACGTCCGGAACGGCCGCCTTCAGGTCAACATGCCATTCCATTATCAGACATGGCACCATATGCTCGCCAAGCCTGATCTGGGCGACATGGCGCTGACCGGAAAGCTGCTCGAGGCCGACCTCGGCGCACAGCCTCAGGAACCGATCAAGCTATCGGCGTAG
- a CDS encoding IclR family transcriptional regulator codes for MRHTSSEIRNPGERRNLSKSAIRALDVLEHFAAVRRPLRATDIAHALDLHPSSADQLLKSMVDSAYLLIDPEGKLYRPSPRLLPFANWLAENFFGGDALHDLVTAIGARTGQIVTLAAPQMGLLQLVDVTTPPALAGLVRKGSRVSITRSTLGAAFLAAHDDRDIERWIARTPEARHMNDEARAELDASVAAARAQGYACGLSDRLFSIALALPRPTAGIQLVLGLAGQPEFIEPRVEELHGQMRRYADSLIGS; via the coding sequence GTGCGGCACACCAGCAGCGAAATCAGGAACCCTGGCGAACGCCGAAATCTTTCGAAATCGGCGATTCGCGCGCTCGATGTCCTCGAGCATTTCGCGGCCGTCCGGCGCCCTCTGCGCGCCACCGATATCGCGCATGCGCTCGACCTTCATCCGTCCAGCGCTGATCAGCTGCTCAAGTCGATGGTCGATTCCGCCTATCTGCTGATCGATCCGGAGGGGAAGCTCTATCGGCCTTCGCCGCGGTTGTTGCCCTTCGCCAATTGGCTTGCGGAGAATTTCTTCGGCGGGGATGCGCTGCACGACCTCGTCACCGCGATCGGCGCGCGCACCGGGCAGATCGTCACGCTCGCGGCGCCGCAGATGGGATTGTTGCAGCTCGTCGACGTCACCACGCCGCCAGCGCTGGCAGGCCTGGTGCGCAAGGGCAGCCGCGTCTCGATCACACGCTCCACGCTGGGGGCCGCCTTTCTGGCCGCGCATGACGACCGCGACATCGAACGCTGGATCGCGCGCACGCCCGAGGCGCGCCATATGAATGACGAAGCTCGCGCAGAGCTCGACGCGTCGGTCGCTGCGGCGCGGGCACAGGGCTATGCCTGTGGCCTCAGTGACCGCCTGTTCTCGATCGCGCTGGCGCTGCCGCGGCCGACCGCTGGCATCCAGCTTGTGCTCGGCCTGGCCGGCCAGCCCGAATTTATCGAGCCGCGCGTTGAGGAACTGCATGGGCAGATGCGCCGCTACGCCGATAGCTTGATCGGTTCCTGA
- a CDS encoding alpha/beta hydrolase encodes MALPGNGYPPCPEVVTQQIELGPLHCLSCAAPNAHGVLFHIHGGGFRGGNPSRSRPFAETVAARLGCTVILPSYPLAPENPFPAALIKLRAAVAAIETNQPLVIGGDSAGGNLALGLWHLGAAADALWLLSPWLDLRIAAGSYDRAAATDQLFSREMALDAREMYLQGHSPGDPLASPLLGSLEGLPETFVLAGGGEVLLDDTLKLFSLLGAAGVDVECRIVPDMQHVAPTFGPDLPGSAAGLDAGVRFLERQFARR; translated from the coding sequence ATGGCCCTGCCCGGCAATGGCTATCCGCCCTGCCCTGAAGTCGTCACCCAGCAGATCGAACTCGGCCCGCTGCACTGCCTGTCCTGCGCCGCGCCGAACGCCCATGGCGTGCTGTTTCATATTCATGGCGGCGGGTTCCGTGGCGGAAATCCTTCTCGCTCCCGTCCATTTGCCGAGACTGTCGCAGCGCGGCTCGGCTGCACCGTCATCCTTCCAAGCTATCCGCTGGCGCCTGAAAATCCTTTTCCAGCAGCGCTGATTAAGCTGCGTGCTGCAGTTGCTGCGATTGAAACCAATCAACCGCTCGTGATCGGTGGTGACTCGGCGGGCGGCAATCTGGCGCTTGGATTATGGCATCTCGGTGCAGCTGCGGATGCGCTTTGGCTGCTTTCGCCCTGGCTCGATCTGCGGATCGCTGCAGGATCCTATGATCGTGCCGCCGCTACCGATCAGCTCTTTTCGCGCGAGATGGCGTTGGATGCGCGGGAAATGTACCTTCAGGGCCATTCCCCGGGCGATCCCCTCGCCTCGCCGCTACTCGGCTCGCTCGAAGGGCTGCCGGAAACCTTCGTGCTTGCCGGCGGCGGCGAGGTGCTGCTCGACGACACCCTGAAGCTGTTTTCCTTGTTGGGAGCGGCCGGGGTCGATGTGGAATGCCGCATAGTTCCAGACATGCAACACGTCGCGCCAACCTTCGGCCCGGATTTGCCGGGTAGCGCAGCGGGCCTCGATGCGGGCGTCCGCTTCCTCGAACGTCAATTCGCGCGTCGATAG
- a CDS encoding SDR family NAD(P)-dependent oxidoreductase, which produces MAAIDLLGLKGQTAIVWGGGQGMGESSAYYLGRAGCRVAVVDMNAARAEEAAARLNAQGCDVIPLVGDITDGSDVERATAEAELAFGPIDIMVTIVGASSWKSLLEVTETDWNREFDLNLKSVLYSARAAARRMLATGRKGTIIAVNSVSGLTSAPFHAPYGAAKAGLMNLVRSMAVEWGPDIRINAIAPGTIITQRLPKQASEDDPASPFRRRLPMQRRGTTDEIGKAVLFMASDLASYVTGQTLAVDGGWTAAWMFDVPTEASRPGKLSD; this is translated from the coding sequence ATGGCCGCAATCGACCTTCTGGGGCTCAAGGGCCAGACCGCCATCGTTTGGGGAGGCGGTCAAGGCATGGGCGAAAGCTCGGCCTATTATCTGGGCCGAGCCGGATGCCGTGTCGCGGTAGTCGACATGAATGCCGCGCGCGCCGAAGAGGCCGCAGCGCGGCTCAATGCACAAGGCTGCGACGTAATCCCGCTGGTCGGCGACATCACCGACGGGAGCGATGTCGAACGTGCGACGGCGGAGGCCGAACTCGCCTTCGGACCGATCGACATCATGGTCACCATCGTCGGCGCGTCGAGCTGGAAATCCCTGCTCGAAGTGACGGAAACGGATTGGAATCGCGAGTTCGATCTCAACCTCAAATCGGTGCTCTACAGCGCGCGTGCGGCTGCCCGGCGGATGCTCGCGACCGGCCGCAAGGGGACCATCATCGCGGTCAATTCGGTAAGCGGCCTGACCTCGGCGCCGTTCCATGCCCCCTATGGCGCCGCCAAGGCCGGGCTCATGAACCTGGTACGATCGATGGCGGTGGAATGGGGTCCAGATATACGCATCAATGCGATCGCGCCCGGAACGATCATCACACAACGCTTGCCCAAACAGGCGTCCGAGGACGACCCGGCGAGTCCGTTCCGTCGACGGCTGCCGATGCAGCGCCGCGGCACAACCGACGAGATCGGCAAGGCCGTATTGTTCATGGCATCGGACCTCGCCAGCTATGTGACCGGACAGACCCTTGCGGTTGATGGCGGCTGGACGGCCGCCTGGATGTTCGATGTGCCGACCGAAGCGTCCCGGCCGGGTAAACTTTCCGACTGA
- a CDS encoding IS1182 family transposase, with amino-acid sequence MLRTPSPIQTALEMVTLEELVPQDHLLRKIEAVIDFSFIHPLTAPLYSADNGRPPLDPTLMFKALFLGYLFGIRSERQLVREIQVNVAYRWFLGLKLTDGVFDASTLSQNRRRRYDNTTIAQDIFDQIVLQAIEHGLVDGTVLYTDSTHLKANANKNKYDLKVVAKSRSDYWDALDRAIEDDRAEHDLKPLKARERQPVEKSTKVSRTDPESGYMVRDGKPKGFFYLDHRTVDGRLGIITDTYTTPANVHDSVVYLGRLDRQCERFQFDVAAVGLDAGYATAGIAKGLEDRQIMGVTGYRNPSRPRPGMMRKSRFVWEGQSDGYRCPEGQLLGYSTTDRNGYRQYKSDPNVCRDCALLSSCTTAQKPQRVITRHVWQDSRDRVDALRLTPQGKAIYKRRKETVERSFADAKQLHGHRYARFRGRKRVAFQCLIAAAAQNIKKIALAMTRESLPALA; translated from the coding sequence ATGCTGAGAACGCCTAGCCCTATCCAGACCGCTCTTGAGATGGTTACGCTTGAAGAGCTGGTCCCGCAGGATCACCTGCTTCGCAAGATCGAAGCGGTGATCGACTTTTCCTTCATTCATCCTTTGACGGCGCCACTTTACAGCGCGGATAACGGTCGCCCGCCGCTGGATCCGACCTTGATGTTCAAGGCGCTGTTCCTCGGATATCTTTTCGGCATTCGATCCGAACGTCAGTTGGTTCGGGAGATCCAAGTCAATGTTGCTTATCGGTGGTTTCTTGGACTGAAGCTGACCGATGGCGTGTTTGATGCATCTACGCTCTCGCAGAACCGTCGGCGTCGGTACGATAACACCACGATCGCGCAGGACATCTTCGATCAGATCGTGTTGCAGGCCATAGAACATGGCCTCGTTGACGGGACCGTGCTGTACACGGACAGCACCCATTTGAAGGCCAACGCCAATAAGAACAAATATGATCTGAAGGTGGTCGCCAAGTCGCGCAGCGATTACTGGGATGCGCTCGATCGCGCGATCGAAGACGACCGCGCTGAACATGACCTCAAGCCTCTCAAGGCTCGCGAACGGCAGCCGGTAGAAAAGAGCACCAAGGTATCCAGGACTGACCCCGAAAGCGGCTACATGGTGCGCGACGGCAAGCCCAAGGGGTTCTTTTACCTCGATCATCGCACCGTTGATGGTCGCCTTGGGATCATCACGGACACATACACAACACCAGCCAATGTCCATGATTCCGTGGTCTATCTGGGACGGCTGGATCGTCAGTGCGAACGTTTCCAGTTCGATGTTGCCGCCGTTGGCCTGGATGCCGGCTATGCAACCGCCGGTATCGCCAAAGGCCTTGAAGATCGTCAGATCATGGGGGTGACCGGATATCGCAATCCCAGCCGGCCAAGGCCAGGCATGATGCGTAAAAGCCGCTTTGTCTGGGAAGGGCAGAGCGACGGTTACCGCTGCCCTGAAGGCCAGTTGCTCGGCTATTCAACCACCGATCGCAATGGCTATCGCCAATACAAGTCCGATCCGAACGTCTGCCGCGACTGCGCCTTGCTGTCTTCCTGCACAACGGCGCAAAAGCCTCAGCGGGTTATCACACGACACGTCTGGCAGGACTCTCGGGACCGGGTCGACGCTTTACGGCTCACACCGCAAGGCAAAGCCATCTACAAAAGACGAAAGGAAACAGTCGAACGCTCGTTCGCCGACGCCAAGCAACTCCACGGACACCGCTACGCTCGCTTCCGAGGACGAAAACGCGTCGCGTTCCAGTGTCTCATCGCCGCAGCAGCCCAGAATATCAAGAAAATCGCCCTGGCAATGACCCGAGAAAGCCTCCCGGCACTCGCCTGA
- a CDS encoding TonB-dependent receptor, whose protein sequence is MNRISATRTLLTALGASAAIGAVAWPSIALAQAEPASGPAAQNAEANHDDGEILVTARRKEESLQAVPLSVAAVSSDELRTENVQSLTDLPRVAPGLTVTPSSLGSTRPAYQIRGQRANATRITADPAIVVYFAEVGTARSAGSSQSVFDLQSVQVLKGPQGTLFGRNTTGGAILLTPNAPTRDFEGYGQLSAGNFGMRDAEGMLNLPISDAVQLRVAGKYHKMDGWFRNALRPGERSWDEDNTSLRASLRLTPTEDITSDFIGTYFRSDVLGFQPKLIGFNPGTFPVAALVPAVQAELAASNALGFYEYRELHKARNRDKVLSIQNTTTIELGDDLSLFGSARIKNIIAYRDIKNNFSTFADGSGLGIFYTFGRYDGYQFSNELQVQGENGNVDYVFGAFYSTEKGDDFTNAQTFNALPLNFTDLTGRNDSISTFAHANVKLPSIADGLSVSFGARITKDTRYIDSHVRQQRALSATVTEPNVCLASGVPMVIPNLTDRSLCSFKTKATFTEPTWDISLNYQFTPDNLVYVAHRRGYRAGAARSATSPDVRPELVDDIEIGSKNEFDLGDASIRFNVAGYYGWYKDLQRNITLVLNGVTAAQDRNAAKAHVYGLETDLNVDIGRIVTLSASYALTKAVYDDYSNVFNTPGGPVTVDNSSALFSYTPEHMFTASARLNVPMAPENGEASISATYSYQSSFQTTDSNSKNCGPNGIERWCLNQVGVVDGYGLVNLRADWRKPFGAPFDIGAFVTNLTDEKYYAGKYALVNVIGLLSAWPGPPRMYGLELRIPFGR, encoded by the coding sequence ATGAACCGAATTTCCGCAACGCGGACCCTGTTGACTGCGCTTGGCGCTTCGGCCGCGATCGGCGCCGTTGCATGGCCGTCCATCGCGTTGGCACAAGCCGAGCCGGCATCGGGACCGGCAGCGCAGAATGCCGAAGCGAACCACGATGACGGTGAGATTCTCGTCACCGCGCGACGCAAGGAAGAAAGCCTGCAAGCCGTTCCGCTTTCGGTCGCCGCCGTATCAAGCGACGAGTTGCGGACCGAGAATGTGCAGTCGCTGACCGATCTGCCTCGCGTCGCACCGGGTCTGACCGTCACGCCGAGCTCGCTGGGAAGCACCCGACCCGCCTATCAGATCCGCGGCCAGCGAGCGAACGCGACCCGTATCACCGCCGATCCCGCGATCGTCGTCTATTTCGCCGAAGTCGGTACGGCACGTTCTGCAGGGTCGTCGCAATCGGTGTTCGATCTCCAGTCGGTTCAGGTGCTCAAGGGTCCGCAAGGCACGCTATTTGGTCGCAATACGACGGGCGGCGCGATCCTGCTCACGCCCAACGCGCCGACGCGCGATTTCGAAGGATACGGCCAGCTTTCGGCCGGCAATTTTGGCATGCGCGATGCCGAGGGCATGCTCAACCTGCCGATCAGCGATGCGGTGCAGCTTCGTGTCGCCGGCAAATATCACAAGATGGACGGCTGGTTCCGCAATGCGCTGCGGCCGGGCGAGCGGAGCTGGGACGAAGACAACACGTCGCTTCGCGCCTCGCTGCGCTTGACGCCGACCGAAGATATCACCTCCGACTTCATCGGAACCTATTTCCGCAGCGATGTCCTGGGCTTCCAGCCGAAGCTGATTGGCTTCAATCCCGGCACTTTCCCGGTGGCCGCCTTAGTGCCGGCGGTTCAAGCCGAGCTGGCGGCCAGCAATGCGCTGGGTTTCTATGAGTATCGTGAGCTGCACAAGGCGCGCAACCGCGACAAGGTCCTGTCGATCCAGAACACCACTACGATCGAACTCGGCGACGACCTTTCGCTGTTCGGTTCGGCAAGAATCAAGAACATCATTGCCTATCGCGACATCAAGAACAACTTCAGTACGTTTGCCGATGGCTCGGGTTTGGGAATATTCTATACGTTCGGTAGATATGACGGCTATCAGTTCAGCAACGAACTCCAGGTTCAAGGTGAGAATGGCAATGTCGACTACGTTTTCGGTGCATTCTACTCCACCGAGAAAGGCGACGATTTCACCAACGCGCAGACGTTCAATGCCCTGCCGCTGAACTTTACCGATCTGACCGGCCGCAACGACAGCATCTCGACCTTCGCGCACGCCAACGTCAAGCTGCCGTCCATCGCAGATGGCTTGAGCGTATCATTTGGCGCACGCATCACCAAGGACACGCGCTATATCGATTCGCACGTCCGCCAGCAGCGTGCGCTGTCGGCGACGGTCACCGAGCCCAATGTGTGTCTGGCGAGCGGCGTGCCGATGGTGATCCCCAATCTGACCGATCGTTCGCTGTGCTCCTTCAAGACCAAAGCCACATTCACCGAGCCGACCTGGGACATCAGTCTCAACTATCAGTTCACGCCGGACAACCTCGTCTATGTGGCGCACCGTCGGGGCTATCGCGCCGGCGCCGCGCGTTCGGCGACTTCACCCGACGTTCGACCTGAGCTGGTCGACGATATCGAGATCGGGTCGAAAAACGAATTCGATCTCGGCGACGCCTCGATCCGGTTCAATGTCGCCGGCTATTATGGGTGGTACAAGGATCTTCAGCGTAACATTACGCTCGTCCTGAACGGCGTCACCGCGGCGCAGGATCGCAATGCGGCGAAGGCGCACGTCTATGGCCTCGAGACAGACCTCAACGTCGACATCGGCCGCATCGTAACGCTGTCGGCGTCCTACGCGCTCACCAAGGCGGTATATGACGACTATAGCAACGTCTTCAACACCCCGGGCGGGCCGGTCACCGTAGACAATTCGAGCGCTCTGTTCTCCTACACCCCTGAGCATATGTTCACCGCGAGCGCCCGACTTAACGTGCCGATGGCGCCGGAGAACGGAGAAGCTTCGATCTCGGCCACCTACTCCTATCAGAGCAGCTTCCAGACCACCGACTCCAACTCCAAAAACTGCGGCCCGAACGGTATCGAGCGCTGGTGCCTCAACCAGGTCGGTGTGGTGGACGGCTATGGTCTGGTCAATCTGCGCGCGGATTGGCGGAAACCGTTCGGCGCCCCCTTCGACATCGGCGCATTCGTCACCAACTTGACCGACGAAAAATATTATGCCGGCAAATATGCGCTCGTGAACGTGATCGGGTTGCTCAGCGCATGGCCCGGTCCGCCGCGTATGTACGGCCTGGAATTGCGTATACCGTTCGGTCGCTAA
- a CDS encoding Rieske 2Fe-2S domain-containing protein, with amino-acid sequence MLNVEQNANLTRVEGEAPMGALLRSWAWFPFAISTQLVVGDAPLRVRLLGTDYVAFRTTEGQIGFIDEACPHRGVSMALARHEGCMLRCIFHGWAMDATGKVVEAPTHHGDQTAFLKGIRTRHYPVREHGGLVWVWLGDLPAADFPNLPFFELPEDRVWMTVTKVDCNWLQGVEGALDSAHVGTLHQSWVPRLAASTSPAGGTIGLALKAVAPRYEIERTPFGLSATALRVLADDSTYVRTTQFVAPFINLVPGSGRNEGSIFIGVPIDDTHHLLFFGYFSESFAIGEDTPRVQALIGNGRVERHDFAPFNGSREDNWGQDRVAMSAGHFTGFTDNLLEEDIVVQVSMGAIADRTREHPSSSDVAIVQMRMMLLRALRNHQEGAPPLAPHHGPWSGSDARPVDRVVPAGQDWRSVPESA; translated from the coding sequence ATGCTGAACGTGGAGCAAAATGCCAATCTTACTCGCGTGGAGGGTGAGGCGCCGATGGGAGCGTTGCTGCGCAGTTGGGCTTGGTTTCCATTCGCAATCTCCACGCAGCTCGTCGTTGGCGACGCCCCTTTGAGGGTTCGCCTTCTGGGAACCGACTATGTCGCTTTCCGAACGACGGAAGGCCAGATCGGCTTTATCGATGAAGCCTGTCCGCATCGCGGCGTGTCGATGGCGCTCGCGCGCCACGAAGGATGCATGCTGCGCTGCATCTTTCACGGCTGGGCAATGGATGCAACGGGCAAGGTCGTCGAAGCACCGACACATCATGGCGACCAAACCGCGTTTCTGAAGGGGATTCGCACGCGTCATTATCCCGTTCGGGAGCACGGCGGTCTGGTTTGGGTCTGGCTTGGCGATCTTCCCGCAGCCGACTTTCCGAATCTACCCTTCTTCGAGCTGCCCGAAGATCGTGTCTGGATGACGGTGACCAAGGTTGACTGCAATTGGCTGCAGGGTGTGGAGGGCGCGCTCGACTCCGCGCATGTCGGCACATTGCATCAGAGCTGGGTGCCGCGGCTCGCTGCGAGCACCTCACCTGCCGGTGGTACGATCGGCTTGGCGTTGAAAGCGGTCGCTCCTCGGTACGAGATAGAGCGAACGCCTTTCGGGCTCAGCGCGACCGCATTGCGTGTTTTGGCCGATGATTCCACCTATGTCCGCACCACGCAGTTCGTCGCGCCTTTCATAAATCTGGTGCCTGGATCCGGACGAAATGAGGGATCGATCTTCATCGGCGTGCCGATCGACGACACGCATCATCTGCTCTTCTTCGGCTATTTTTCCGAGTCGTTCGCGATCGGCGAGGACACCCCGCGCGTGCAGGCCCTGATCGGCAACGGGCGGGTCGAGCGCCATGATTTTGCCCCGTTCAACGGCTCGCGGGAAGACAATTGGGGACAGGATCGCGTCGCGATGTCTGCAGGGCACTTCACCGGGTTCACCGATAATCTGCTCGAGGAAGATATCGTCGTGCAGGTCAGCATGGGCGCCATCGCCGACCGTACGCGCGAACATCCTTCGTCAAGCGATGTCGCGATCGTGCAGATGCGAATGATGCTTTTGCGCGCCCTGCGCAATCATCAGGAAGGCGCCCCTCCTCTCGCTCCCCACCACGGTCCATGGAGCGGCAGCGATGCGCGGCCGGTGGATCGTGTGGTGCCAGCCGGGCAAGACTGGCGCTCCGTTCCCGAATCCGCCTGA
- a CDS encoding MaoC family dehydratase, translated as MTTLLSRETLPGLVGRTLGPGEWLEITQERVNEFARASGDHQWIHVDVERAKTGPFGTTIAHGLLTLSMIAALNQGMFKFDGFKMGLNYGYEKVRFPSPVPVGSRLRVAAKILSFEPVGPMFQTIIEYVVEREGAEKPACIAQMVFRHAV; from the coding sequence ATGACGACCTTGTTGAGCCGCGAAACGCTGCCCGGTCTTGTCGGCCGGACCCTGGGGCCCGGCGAATGGCTTGAGATTACGCAGGAGCGCGTAAATGAATTCGCGCGTGCCAGCGGCGACCATCAGTGGATCCATGTCGATGTCGAGAGGGCCAAGACCGGGCCCTTCGGCACGACCATCGCCCATGGCCTGCTCACGCTATCGATGATCGCAGCCTTGAATCAAGGCATGTTCAAGTTTGACGGATTCAAGATGGGACTGAACTACGGCTATGAGAAGGTACGCTTTCCCAGTCCGGTTCCAGTCGGATCGCGCCTGCGGGTGGCCGCCAAGATCCTGAGCTTCGAGCCGGTTGGCCCGATGTTTCAGACCATCATCGAATATGTGGTCGAGCGGGAAGGGGCCGAAAAGCCGGCCTGCATCGCACAGATGGTGTTCCGCCACGCAGTTTGA